Proteins encoded by one window of Salmonirosea aquatica:
- a CDS encoding nucleotide sugar dehydrogenase, with product MPEKNALNIAVIGLGYVGLPLAVEFSQLYPVLGFDINESRISELRNHLDRTQELETSRLEAAQSLRYSYDPEDLKTCNVFIVTVPTPIDSYKKPDLVPLLAASRTVGAVLKRGNIVIYESTVYPGCTEEDCVPVLEKASGLTYNVDFFCGYSPERINPGDKVNTLTKIKKVTSGSTPEVAEFVDQLYDSIIEAGTHLAPSIRVAEASKAIENAQRDVNISFVNELALIFDRMGIDTTEVLEAAGTKWNFLKYKPGLVGGHCIGVDPYYLAYKAESLGYYPQVILSGRRVNDHMGIFVANKLVKLLIKKGHRIEGSRVLILGITFKENCPDIRNTRVVDVYNELTDFGMRVDVYDPWASAGEVAEEYGIQLTGAIAGTYEAVVLAVAHNEFKALDFADFTEANSVIFDLKATLPKESVDARL from the coding sequence ATGCCCGAAAAAAACGCTTTGAATATTGCCGTGATCGGCCTGGGGTACGTCGGCCTGCCGCTGGCGGTCGAGTTTAGTCAATTATACCCGGTGTTGGGTTTTGATATCAATGAGTCCCGAATCAGTGAACTCCGTAACCACCTGGACCGGACGCAGGAACTAGAAACCAGTCGCCTAGAAGCCGCCCAATCGCTGCGGTATTCCTATGATCCGGAGGATTTAAAAACCTGCAACGTGTTCATTGTGACTGTACCTACCCCCATCGACAGCTACAAAAAGCCGGACCTAGTACCTCTGCTGGCCGCCAGCCGGACGGTAGGGGCAGTGTTGAAGCGGGGCAATATCGTGATTTATGAATCGACGGTGTACCCCGGTTGCACCGAGGAGGACTGCGTACCGGTACTTGAAAAAGCCAGTGGTTTGACTTATAACGTGGATTTTTTCTGCGGCTACTCGCCCGAGCGCATCAATCCCGGTGACAAAGTAAATACGCTGACCAAAATCAAAAAAGTCACGTCAGGCTCAACGCCCGAAGTCGCGGAGTTTGTGGATCAGCTTTATGATTCCATTATCGAAGCAGGTACCCATCTGGCTCCCAGTATCCGGGTGGCGGAGGCCTCGAAAGCCATCGAAAACGCCCAGCGCGACGTAAATATTTCCTTCGTCAACGAACTGGCGCTTATCTTCGATCGCATGGGCATCGACACTACGGAAGTTCTCGAAGCAGCCGGTACCAAGTGGAATTTTCTGAAATACAAGCCCGGCCTGGTGGGTGGGCACTGCATCGGGGTCGATCCTTACTACCTGGCCTACAAGGCCGAATCGCTGGGGTACTACCCGCAGGTGATTCTGTCGGGACGGCGCGTCAACGACCACATGGGCATTTTTGTGGCGAACAAACTGGTGAAGTTGTTGATTAAAAAAGGCCACCGGATCGAAGGAAGCCGGGTGTTGATCCTAGGGATTACCTTTAAGGAAAATTGTCCCGACATTCGTAACACCCGAGTGGTGGACGTGTACAATGAACTTACTGATTTTGGCATGCGGGTGGATGTATATGATCCCTGGGCTTCGGCGGGCGAGGTGGCCGAAGAATACGGGATTCAATTGACGGGTGCCATTGCGGGTACCTACGAAGCGGTGGTGCTGGCCGTAGCCCATAATGAATTCAAAGCGCTCGATTTCGCCGATTTTACCGAAGCCAACTCCGTAATTTTTGATTTGAAAGCTACCCTGCCCAAAGAATCCGTGGACGCCCGGCTGTAA
- a CDS encoding glycosyltransferase family 4 protein codes for MRICFIMVGLPHYFTLVLNKMVSETGHEVVLIKPQQKSKTIGSGVKEDTRGAQFGLVELPEYTAWYGKPFLENLIPTLQEMKPDIVVMSAWPYFLHFVLNPFFYFQFKKLKTRLICRDIPFNVPYWGKSREYYFSGKNQTEGGPTARTWRGYLPFGIATFLKRLYLPLADAHINYFDEARLITGSYGVPQEKIFIAANSPDTDTLLASYREALTLPPLLPHNLHRLIHVGRLVKWKRVDMLIQAVKDLQSEFLGLELVVIGFGPEEENLKELATSLGVSTQVNFVGGVYDPLTLGRYLLASTAYVLGGMGGLSINDAMCFAKPVVCTEADGTERRLVREGYNGYYFENGDQGTLNEALRKLLADPEKVARFGANSLKIIEEEINIHSVIREYQAAFDYVMRQ; via the coding sequence ATGCGCATTTGCTTCATCATGGTGGGCTTGCCTCACTACTTCACGCTGGTACTCAATAAAATGGTTTCCGAAACCGGCCACGAGGTGGTGCTGATCAAGCCGCAGCAGAAAAGTAAGACCATCGGATCGGGCGTGAAGGAGGATACGCGCGGAGCGCAATTTGGTCTGGTGGAACTCCCCGAATACACGGCCTGGTACGGAAAGCCGTTTTTAGAGAATCTCATCCCTACCTTACAGGAAATGAAGCCCGATATTGTGGTCATGTCGGCCTGGCCCTATTTCCTGCATTTCGTGCTCAACCCGTTTTTTTATTTCCAATTTAAAAAACTGAAAACCCGGCTGATTTGCCGCGATATTCCTTTCAATGTACCCTACTGGGGCAAGAGCCGCGAATACTATTTTTCGGGCAAAAACCAGACCGAGGGCGGTCCCACTGCCCGCACCTGGCGAGGGTACCTGCCCTTCGGCATAGCTACTTTCCTGAAAAGATTGTACCTACCCCTAGCCGACGCCCACATCAACTATTTCGACGAAGCCCGGCTTATTACGGGTAGCTATGGGGTACCTCAGGAGAAAATTTTCATCGCGGCCAACTCGCCCGATACCGATACGTTGCTGGCGAGCTACCGCGAAGCGCTGACTTTGCCGCCGCTCCTACCTCACAATCTGCATCGGTTGATTCACGTGGGGCGACTCGTCAAATGGAAGCGAGTGGATATGCTGATTCAGGCGGTGAAAGACCTGCAATCCGAATTTCTCGGTCTCGAATTGGTAGTGATCGGCTTTGGGCCGGAAGAGGAAAACCTGAAAGAATTGGCTACGTCACTGGGCGTATCCACGCAGGTCAATTTTGTGGGCGGAGTGTACGACCCGCTGACGCTGGGTAGGTACTTGCTGGCTTCGACAGCATACGTGCTGGGCGGCATGGGTGGACTTTCGATCAATGACGCCATGTGCTTCGCCAAACCGGTCGTCTGCACCGAGGCCGACGGCACCGAGCGCCGGCTGGTACGCGAAGGCTACAACGGCTATTACTTCGAAAACGGGGATCAGGGTACCCTGAACGAAGCCCTGAGGAAATTACTGGCCGATCCTGAAAAAGTGGCGCGCTTTGGGGCTAATTCACTGAAAATTATCGAAGAAGAAATCAACATCCATAGCGTAATCCGCGAGTACCAGGCCGCGTTCGACTATGTGATGCGCCAATGA
- the wecB gene encoding non-hydrolyzing UDP-N-acetylglucosamine 2-epimerase, with the protein MKILSIVGARPNFMKVAPLHRAFVQACIESKIVHTGQHYDAKMSDVFFNQLELPQPDYFLGIGGGTHTQQTAKIMLEFEPILAAEKPDVVLVVGDVNSTIACALVAVKEHVPLVHVEAGLRSGDRRMPEEINRILTDSISNDLFVTEQAGLDNLEKEGVPTEKVHFVGNVMIDSLAYYRRKAEQLDLPATLGLTSKQYVLMTMHRPSNVDVEAGLRSILEIVKNTAALRPVVFPVHPRTLNNMERFGLLDELQSLPNITILEPQGYLEFLNLMTHAELIITDSGGIQEETTYLQVPCITFRASTERPVTVELGTNYLLSDLDPASVNDLVQSILAGQAKQGTIPPLWDGHAAERIAATLQEKYDQ; encoded by the coding sequence TTGAAAATATTGAGCATTGTGGGCGCCCGCCCCAACTTCATGAAGGTGGCACCGCTGCACCGCGCCTTCGTCCAAGCGTGCATCGAATCCAAAATCGTTCATACCGGACAGCACTACGACGCAAAAATGTCCGACGTGTTTTTCAACCAGCTGGAGCTACCCCAACCCGATTATTTTCTGGGGATCGGCGGAGGTACCCACACCCAGCAGACCGCGAAAATCATGCTGGAATTTGAGCCGATTCTGGCCGCTGAAAAACCGGATGTGGTGCTGGTGGTGGGTGATGTCAATTCCACCATCGCCTGTGCCCTGGTAGCTGTGAAGGAGCACGTGCCGCTGGTGCACGTGGAAGCTGGCTTACGCAGTGGCGACCGCCGGATGCCCGAGGAAATCAACCGCATCCTGACCGACAGTATTTCCAATGACCTGTTCGTGACTGAGCAGGCCGGCCTGGACAATCTTGAAAAAGAGGGAGTACCTACGGAGAAAGTGCATTTTGTGGGCAACGTCATGATCGATTCCCTGGCCTATTACCGCCGGAAAGCCGAACAACTCGACCTACCAGCTACCTTGGGACTTACCTCAAAACAATACGTGCTCATGACCATGCACCGGCCCAGCAATGTGGATGTGGAGGCCGGTCTGCGGTCGATTCTCGAAATCGTCAAAAACACCGCTGCGCTCCGGCCGGTAGTGTTCCCGGTGCATCCGCGCACACTCAATAACATGGAACGCTTCGGGCTACTGGACGAACTGCAATCGCTGCCGAATATCACGATACTGGAACCGCAGGGGTACCTTGAATTTCTCAATCTGATGACGCACGCGGAATTGATCATTACCGATTCGGGTGGAATCCAGGAAGAAACTACCTACCTGCAGGTACCCTGCATCACTTTCCGGGCCAGCACCGAGCGGCCCGTGACGGTGGAGCTAGGTACCAACTATTTGCTCAGTGACCTCGACCCTGCCTCGGTCAACGATCTGGTGCAAAGCATCTTGGCCGGTCAGGCCAAACAGGGTACCATCCCGCCCCTTTGGGACGGCCACGCCGCCGAACGCATAGCAGCCACGTTGCAGGAAAAGTACGATCAATAA
- a CDS encoding polysaccharide biosynthesis C-terminal domain-containing protein, translating into MGIVVRQSLKAGLGSYIGVGIGIINQMYVSTKFLSVEQLALSRLLFENSLMFSAFAHLGTPFIADKFFGLFRDDEEKHHGILPFLLLLPFVGALLFAVIYLACADAIRAYYVEQSPLILQYYLLVIPLTAFWIYISVLDAYCRNNSRIAIPNFIREVYLRLANVVLILVFGIGWISFDLLLYLMVASYGLAIVFLFVYIRHLGKWYWRLPDRRILTNPLLLQMLGYGGFTLLGGIGVNLMLFIDRSMLAGERGLVSTGIFIIATYIAGVIEIPRKAIAQISIPLISGALLKNDLAHVQLMNRKSALNQLIAGGLFFLLIWASIDEIFFLIPKGETYGEGKFVVLFIALVKVFDIATGLNTEIILYSKYFRFATLFIICSAILGFSLNLWLIPLYGFTGAAIATALTTLVYSISRMSFVYIKFRVLPFTGKTVQVALMLLFLYALTFLVPDYPKTIVSAMLVLVLRSAGLLAIFAAFIVWARVSEEINGLVEGVWARVTKKY; encoded by the coding sequence TTGGGAATCGTAGTCCGTCAGAGTCTTAAGGCTGGTTTGGGGTCGTACATTGGGGTGGGCATCGGCATCATCAACCAGATGTACGTGTCCACCAAATTCCTGTCGGTGGAACAGCTGGCGCTTTCGCGGCTTCTGTTCGAGAACAGCCTGATGTTTTCGGCCTTCGCGCACCTGGGTACCCCCTTCATTGCCGACAAGTTTTTCGGTCTTTTCCGTGATGATGAAGAGAAGCACCACGGCATCCTGCCCTTTCTGCTGCTGTTACCTTTTGTGGGAGCGCTGTTGTTTGCAGTCATTTACCTAGCCTGCGCCGATGCCATCCGGGCCTATTACGTCGAGCAATCGCCCCTGATTCTGCAGTATTATTTATTGGTTATACCCCTCACGGCATTCTGGATTTATATTTCGGTGCTGGATGCCTATTGCCGCAATAATTCCCGGATCGCCATCCCAAACTTCATCCGGGAAGTGTACCTCCGGCTGGCCAATGTGGTACTAATCCTCGTTTTCGGCATTGGGTGGATTAGTTTCGACCTGTTGCTATACCTGATGGTAGCCTCCTACGGACTGGCCATTGTATTCCTGTTTGTGTATATCCGGCACTTGGGCAAGTGGTACTGGCGGTTACCTGATCGCCGTATCCTCACCAACCCGTTGCTCCTGCAGATGCTGGGTTACGGTGGCTTTACCCTGTTGGGGGGAATTGGGGTCAACCTGATGCTATTCATTGACCGCTCTATGCTGGCGGGTGAGCGCGGGCTGGTCAGTACCGGCATATTCATCATCGCCACCTACATCGCGGGCGTCATCGAGATTCCCCGCAAGGCCATTGCCCAGATTTCCATTCCGCTGATTTCGGGTGCACTGCTGAAAAACGATCTGGCTCACGTTCAGCTCATGAACCGCAAGTCGGCTCTGAACCAGTTGATTGCGGGAGGACTTTTCTTTTTGTTGATCTGGGCCAGTATCGACGAGATTTTCTTCCTCATTCCCAAAGGCGAAACCTACGGCGAAGGTAAGTTCGTGGTACTTTTTATCGCTTTAGTCAAAGTTTTCGACATTGCCACCGGGCTCAACACCGAAATTATCCTGTACTCGAAGTACTTCCGGTTCGCCACGCTGTTCATTATCTGCTCGGCCATCCTGGGTTTTTCCCTGAATTTGTGGTTGATCCCGCTCTATGGGTTTACCGGTGCTGCGATCGCCACGGCCCTCACTACCCTGGTCTACTCAATCTCCCGTATGTCGTTTGTGTACATCAAGTTCAGGGTACTTCCCTTCACGGGCAAAACGGTACAGGTTGCGCTGATGCTGCTATTTTTGTATGCGCTAACTTTTTTAGTGCCCGACTACCCGAAAACCATCGTTTCGGCCATGCTGGTGCTGGTACTGCGATCGGCCGGTTTACTAGCAATTTTCGCGGCTTTTATCGTCTGGGCGCGCGTTTCGGAAGAAATTAACGGGCTGGTGGAGGGAGTTTGGGCAAGGGTAACAAAAAAATATTAA
- a CDS encoding FkbM family methyltransferase — MKLKTIQTILKHPLNINNKLSALTTFFRRGIATRIHSYPMVYPFIENTFLVIEKGMSSAELQVYTGLYDTNEMLFIMHFLRQEDMFVDVGANIGAYTVLASGVAGSKSIAFEPIPSTFANLARNTNYNNLQEKTRLINCGVGDKEGNITFTNSLDAINHVIQEENYTGSTISVPVDSLDNMLSGIPVQVIKIDVEGYEANVINGATRLLKNPELKVIIMETNGLTNQYEFGQNYLHDKILKLGFTPYAYDPYQRKLTRITNTNPENTIYIRDIDYVTLRVNEGRKIRVRNNLI; from the coding sequence ATGAAATTAAAAACAATACAAACTATCTTAAAGCATCCTCTAAATATCAATAACAAGCTATCAGCCCTTACTACTTTCTTCCGAAGAGGAATAGCCACGAGAATCCATTCTTATCCAATGGTTTATCCGTTCATTGAAAATACCTTTTTAGTTATCGAAAAAGGAATGTCAAGCGCAGAATTACAAGTATATACGGGCCTGTACGATACGAACGAAATGCTCTTTATTATGCATTTTTTGCGCCAGGAGGATATGTTCGTTGACGTAGGGGCCAACATCGGGGCTTATACCGTTTTGGCATCGGGTGTGGCAGGTTCAAAATCAATCGCTTTTGAACCAATCCCGTCGACTTTTGCTAATTTGGCAAGGAATACCAACTACAATAATCTTCAGGAAAAAACAAGGTTGATAAACTGCGGAGTTGGCGATAAAGAGGGAAATATTACTTTCACAAATTCACTGGATGCAATAAATCATGTGATCCAGGAAGAAAACTACACAGGCAGTACCATCAGTGTTCCTGTGGATTCACTTGACAATATGTTGTCAGGGATTCCTGTCCAAGTTATAAAAATCGATGTGGAGGGCTATGAAGCTAACGTAATTAATGGGGCTACTCGATTATTAAAAAACCCCGAATTGAAAGTCATTATTATGGAAACCAACGGATTAACCAATCAATATGAATTTGGCCAGAATTACCTGCATGACAAAATCCTAAAGCTTGGCTTTACCCCTTACGCTTATGATCCATATCAAAGAAAACTCACACGCATAACCAATACAAATCCTGAAAACACAATTTACATCCGGGATATTGACTATGTGACACTAAGGGTAAACGAAGGCCGCAAAATTCGTGTTAGAAATAATTTGATTTAA
- a CDS encoding LamG-like jellyroll fold domain-containing protein, with product MKSVFYSLLFLFFCPDPTNAQVDLNKGLIGCYPFAGNANDLSPSQNHGKVTGAVLTEDRFGAKNSAYYFDGVDDFIEINSKILLLNTFSYSLWVSPESLPAIGIAFFLISVGSDYGDQHILLGNQYTNGYHNAFSHGSYQGVAQNVRCTNDQVPQTQRWYHLVLTKDDDNYYMYLDGKLICSNPVIGKKAFYGTTTPKAIIGARNNYGQASNAKIDDVHLYDRALSESEVLELFKGNTPTNPVELTISNSNPCAGETIVASANIGTNAILKWRVDSAFIQSESARSVTVSLPDQTTDYEISIKADIIPDSTVCFPEKPQSISKTILIKYCPPPPTTEPTKLLIPSAFTPNDDGHNDELKIYNWEAINGFEIYIYDRWGEVIFYSKGYEKPWNGRYKEKAVPSGIYLIKVFSNKKQINSATVTIIN from the coding sequence TTGAAATCCGTATTTTATTCATTGCTATTCCTTTTCTTCTGTCCAGACCCGACCAACGCGCAAGTTGATCTGAACAAAGGCCTGATCGGCTGCTACCCCTTTGCGGGCAATGCCAATGATCTCAGCCCCAGCCAGAATCATGGCAAAGTGACGGGTGCGGTACTGACCGAAGACCGTTTTGGTGCAAAGAATAGTGCGTATTATTTTGATGGCGTGGATGATTTTATCGAGATAAATTCTAAAATTTTATTACTAAACACATTCAGCTATTCCCTGTGGGTGTCGCCGGAGAGTTTGCCGGCGATAGGGATCGCTTTCTTTCTCATTTCAGTAGGGAGCGATTATGGTGACCAGCATATTTTATTGGGAAATCAATACACCAATGGGTACCATAATGCCTTTTCGCATGGATCTTATCAAGGAGTTGCCCAAAATGTAAGATGTACCAACGACCAAGTGCCACAAACACAAAGGTGGTATCATCTGGTTCTAACTAAGGATGACGACAATTACTATATGTACCTGGACGGAAAATTGATTTGCTCTAATCCCGTGATTGGAAAGAAGGCCTTTTATGGTACCACTACGCCCAAGGCAATCATAGGGGCTAGAAATAACTATGGGCAAGCGTCAAATGCAAAAATTGATGACGTTCACCTGTATGACCGGGCCTTAAGCGAGTCGGAGGTGCTGGAACTTTTCAAAGGCAATACCCCCACCAACCCGGTTGAGTTAACAATCAGCAATTCCAACCCATGTGCGGGCGAAACCATAGTTGCTTCCGCGAATATTGGAACCAATGCCATTCTAAAATGGCGAGTTGATTCCGCTTTTATCCAATCAGAATCAGCTCGTTCCGTAACTGTGTCATTACCAGACCAAACAACGGATTATGAGATTTCCATCAAAGCAGATATAATCCCTGACAGTACTGTATGTTTTCCAGAAAAGCCTCAGTCCATAAGTAAGACTATTCTCATCAAGTATTGCCCTCCCCCACCCACTACCGAGCCCACTAAACTGCTTATACCCTCGGCTTTCACTCCTAATGATGATGGGCATAATGATGAATTAAAAATTTATAATTGGGAAGCTATTAACGGCTTTGAAATTTACATTTATGATCGGTGGGGAGAAGTAATATTTTACTCAAAAGGCTATGAAAAACCCTGGAATGGTAGATACAAAGAGAAAGCTGTTCCTTCAGGTATATACCTGATCAAGGTGTTTTCCAATAAAAAACAAATAAATTCCGCTACCGTCACCATTATTAATTAA
- a CDS encoding GNAT family N-acetyltransferase, with translation MMRQPHDPVKSPLEKGVPETYEIKKDTAGFAGLETAFEAYLFQRVEHLATQRPENLISWGLWNTDSRRLVAVFHLDHDGSTAWSLAQAPLGGLQATSDLPADSLVTLVKEVEHWCIAHRIQQLVVKSAPVAYDENQAILLRLVYQRCCFTVRQRHVNHHIMVTSTPFIDGIHPSERRRLRKCLRAGFTVEQWHNPDPDQVYTFLSESRQRQGYPLSLDIAQLRRLLIRLPEQALVFVVKDGIQIISLTVSIWVNSRILYNFCPADNLDYRTYSPMVLLNSFLYKYAQSSGIELIDLGVSLDHLGHEKASLMRFKENLGAEKSEKVTYEKIFI, from the coding sequence ATGATGAGACAGCCACACGACCCTGTGAAAAGCCCCTTGGAAAAAGGGGTACCTGAAACCTACGAAATCAAAAAGGATACGGCCGGTTTCGCCGGATTGGAAACGGCTTTTGAGGCCTATCTTTTTCAGCGGGTGGAACACTTGGCTACCCAACGACCGGAAAACCTCATTTCGTGGGGACTCTGGAATACCGATAGCAGACGACTTGTTGCTGTTTTTCACCTTGATCACGACGGCAGTACCGCATGGTCGCTTGCTCAAGCCCCCTTGGGCGGACTGCAAGCCACATCAGATCTTCCGGCCGATTCCTTGGTTACTCTTGTGAAGGAAGTTGAACACTGGTGCATCGCACATCGGATTCAGCAACTGGTAGTCAAAAGCGCTCCCGTAGCTTACGATGAAAATCAGGCAATCCTTTTACGTTTAGTTTACCAACGCTGTTGCTTTACCGTCAGGCAAAGGCATGTGAACCACCACATTATGGTCACTTCGACCCCATTTATCGACGGAATCCATCCCTCCGAACGCCGCCGCCTGCGCAAATGCCTCCGGGCGGGCTTCACGGTGGAGCAGTGGCACAATCCCGATCCCGACCAGGTGTACACTTTTTTGTCGGAAAGCCGCCAACGGCAAGGGTACCCCCTTTCCTTGGATATTGCCCAGCTTCGTCGGCTCCTGATCCGGCTACCCGAACAGGCACTGGTGTTTGTCGTGAAAGATGGCATTCAGATCATCAGCCTGACCGTAAGCATTTGGGTCAATTCGAGAATCCTGTACAATTTCTGCCCGGCCGATAACCTCGACTACCGTACATATAGTCCCATGGTTTTGCTTAATAGCTTTCTCTATAAATACGCCCAAAGTTCGGGCATCGAACTGATTGATCTGGGGGTGTCACTGGACCACCTGGGACACGAGAAAGCTTCACTGATGCGGTTCAAGGAAAACCTAGGAGCAGAAAAATCGGAGAAGGTGACGTATGAGAAGATTTTCATCTGA
- a CDS encoding carbamoyltransferase family protein, whose protein sequence is MKILGISAFYHDSAAALIDNGEIVAAAQEERFTRKKHDPGFPSNAVQFCLEYGGVTLNQLDAIVFYDKPLLKFERLLETYYAFAPKGIRSFITAMPVWIKEKMFLKRLINEELVKLGYDKKKPVKILFPEHHLSHAASAFYPSPYEKAAILTIDGVGEWATASICLGEGKDITILKELRFPHSLGLLYSAFTYFLGFRVNSGEYKLMGLAPYGNPSSPDVDRYMDIILKELIELKEDGSVWLNQKYFDYATGLKMVNEPEWERLFGFKKRNPEDTLEAEHCNLGLAIQRVTEEAVIRMGREAKRLTGAEYLCMAGGVALNCVSNGKIQKAGIFKDVFIQPAAGDAGGALGAAQAAYHIFFGQERNITWKNDNMRGSYLGPTFSDLDVELTAKKYGATYTRFEDFKELSKEVAQLLSEGNVVGWVQGRMEFGPRALGGRSILGDPRNSEMQKKLNLKIKYRESFRPFAPSVLAENCAEYFDYDGISPYMLLVHPVAEERRNPLPAGYDSMDLRNKLYYERSDLPSITHIDYSARIQTVHKETNPRYWELINAFKELTGYAVIVNTSFNVRGEPIVSTPNDSYRCFMRTEMDYLVVGNYLFDKRKQPEWQEKDNWQEEFVLD, encoded by the coding sequence GTGAAAATATTAGGAATTTCGGCCTTCTACCACGATTCGGCGGCGGCACTGATTGATAACGGAGAAATCGTGGCAGCGGCGCAGGAAGAGCGCTTTACCCGCAAAAAGCACGATCCCGGCTTCCCTTCCAATGCAGTTCAGTTTTGCCTTGAGTACGGGGGCGTGACGCTCAACCAGCTCGATGCCATCGTCTTTTACGACAAACCACTGCTCAAATTCGAACGTTTGCTGGAAACCTATTACGCCTTTGCGCCTAAGGGCATCCGCTCCTTCATCACGGCCATGCCCGTGTGGATCAAGGAAAAAATGTTCCTCAAACGCCTGATCAACGAAGAACTTGTAAAACTGGGCTACGATAAGAAAAAACCCGTCAAGATTCTTTTCCCCGAACACCATCTCTCCCACGCAGCTTCGGCCTTTTATCCTTCTCCCTACGAAAAAGCTGCGATACTGACCATTGATGGGGTAGGTGAGTGGGCTACTGCGTCCATTTGTCTGGGCGAAGGCAAGGATATTACCATCCTTAAAGAACTTCGTTTTCCCCATTCACTCGGACTTCTATACTCTGCTTTTACCTATTTTCTGGGTTTTCGGGTCAATTCTGGCGAATATAAATTAATGGGGCTTGCTCCTTATGGAAATCCCTCTTCGCCCGACGTAGACCGCTACATGGATATCATTCTTAAAGAACTCATCGAGTTGAAGGAAGATGGTTCCGTTTGGTTGAATCAGAAGTATTTCGACTACGCAACAGGCCTGAAAATGGTCAATGAGCCGGAGTGGGAGCGCCTTTTCGGCTTCAAAAAGCGTAACCCTGAAGATACCCTCGAAGCCGAGCACTGCAACCTGGGGCTGGCCATACAGCGTGTGACCGAAGAAGCGGTAATCCGTATGGGCCGCGAAGCCAAACGCCTTACCGGTGCCGAATACCTGTGCATGGCGGGCGGCGTAGCGCTCAATTGTGTATCGAACGGTAAAATTCAGAAAGCAGGAATTTTCAAGGATGTGTTTATTCAACCCGCTGCGGGTGATGCGGGTGGGGCGCTGGGGGCGGCGCAGGCTGCCTACCACATCTTCTTCGGCCAGGAACGGAACATTACCTGGAAAAATGACAATATGCGCGGATCATATCTCGGTCCGACTTTCTCGGATCTGGATGTGGAACTGACCGCCAAAAAATACGGAGCCACCTACACCCGCTTTGAAGATTTTAAAGAACTGAGTAAGGAGGTAGCACAACTACTTTCTGAAGGCAATGTGGTGGGCTGGGTGCAGGGCCGCATGGAGTTTGGTCCGCGTGCGCTGGGTGGTCGTAGCATTCTGGGTGATCCGCGCAACTCCGAAATGCAGAAGAAACTGAATCTGAAAATAAAATACCGCGAATCGTTCCGGCCCTTTGCTCCCTCGGTTCTGGCCGAAAACTGCGCCGAATATTTCGATTACGACGGCATTTCACCCTATATGCTGCTGGTACATCCCGTAGCCGAAGAGCGCAGAAATCCGCTGCCAGCGGGTTATGATTCCATGGATCTGCGCAACAAGCTGTATTACGAGCGGTCGGACCTACCTTCGATTACCCACATTGACTACTCGGCGCGGATCCAAACGGTGCATAAGGAAACCAACCCGCGCTACTGGGAACTGATCAATGCTTTTAAGGAACTGACGGGCTATGCCGTCATTGTCAATACGAGCTTCAACGTGCGTGGCGAACCCATCGTGTCTACCCCCAATGATTCCTATCGTTGCTTCATGCGTACTGAGATGGATTACCTTGTTGTGGGTAACTACCTGTTTGACAAGCGTAAACAACCCGAATGGCAAGAGAAAGACAATTGGCAGGAGGAATTCGTACTTGACTAG